The Acidimicrobiales bacterium DNA segment GAAGATCGACGCCGCCAGCACGGCGTCGGCACCACCCTCGACGGCGCCGTCGACGAGGTGCTGCAGGGTGCCGACCCCCCCGCTGGCGACCACCGGGATGCTGCACGCGTCGACTACCGCACGCGTCAGCTCGAGGTCGAAGCCGTCCCGCGTGCCGTCGCGGTCCATGCTCGTGAGGAGGATCTCCCCCGCCCCGAGGCGCTGACAGATGCGCACCCACGTCACGGCGTCGATCCCCGTGGGGCGCCGCCCGCCGTGGGTGTACACCTCGAACCGGCCCGATCCGGCCGGGCCGGAGCGGCGGGCGTCGACGGCCACGACCACGCACTGGGCCCCGAACTCCACCGCCAGCTCGTGCACCAGATGGGGCCGCTCGACCGCGGCGGTGTTGACCGCCACCTTGTCGGCGCCGGCGCGCAGGAGGTCGCGCCCGTCGTCGACGGCGCGGACCCCGCCCCCCACGGTGAGGGGGATGAACACCTGGTCGGCGGTGGCCCGCACCACGTCGACCATCGTCCGGCGGTGGTCGGAGGAGGCGGTGATGTCGAGGAAGACGACCTCGTCGGCACCCTCGGCGTCGTAGCGGGCGGCCAGCTCTACCGGATCCCCGGCGTCGCGCAGCCCGACGAAGTTGACGCCCTTCACGACGCGCCCGGCGTCGACGTCGAGGCAGGGGATCACCCTCACCGTGCGCACGCCGCCACCCCCTCCTCGACGGTGAGGCGGCCCTCGTAGAGGGCCCGCCCGACGATCACGCCCGAGAGCCGGCGCCCCCCCGCCTCCAGCCCCGCCAGGGCGCGCACGTCGTCGGCTCCCGACACTCCGCCCGACGCGATCACGTCCACGGTGGTGGCCCCGAGCACCGTGGCCAGCCCGGGGCGGTCGGGACCCTCGAGCATCCCGTCGCGCTCGACGTCGGTGACCACGAACGCCACCGCCCCGGCGTCCTCGAGCTCGGCCACCACGGCGAGGAGGTCGCGGCCCGAGCCCTCGGTCCAGCCCCGGACGACGACCTCGCCCCGCTTGTGGTCGAGCCCGACCGCCACGGCACCGGGATGGGCGCCGGTCAGGCGCCGGACCAGACCGGGCTCGGACAGGGCCGCCGTGCCGACCACGACCCGGCTGACCCCGGCGGCCAGGAGCGAGGCGGCGGCCTCCTCCGAGCGCACCCCTCCCCCCGCCTGCACCGGCACGTCGACGCTGCGGGCCACGGCGCCGATCACATCGGCGTTCACCGCCGTGCCGGTGAGGGCGGCGTCGAGGTCGACGACGTGGATCCACGGCGCCCCCGCCGCCGCGAACGAGCGGGCCACCGCCACCGGGTCGTCCCTGTAGACCGTCTCGCGGGAGAAGTCCCCCTGGGCCAGGCGCACGCAACGCCCGCCCCGCAGGTCGATGGCCGGGTACAGATCCACGCCGGCCCGCCTCAGCGGGTGCCGGCGGCGCCGGCGCCCACCGCGGCGACGGCGGCCACGAAGTTTCCCAGCACGGCCAGGCCCGCCTCGCCCGACTTCTCGGGGTGGAACTGGGTGGCCCACAACGGGCCCTGCTCCACCGCCGCCACGACCGGACCGCCGTAGTCGCACGTGGCCACGACCTCGGGGGTCGGCTCGGGGGCGAAGGAGTGCACGAAGTACAGCCACGGCTCCTCGGCGCACCCGGCGAACAGCCCGCTCGCCGTCCCCGACACCTGCACCCGGTTCCACTGCATCTGCGGGTGCTTCTGGCCCTCGGGCAGGGCCCGGACCGTGCCCCGGATCAGCCCGAGGCCGCGCGCGCCGGGGTCCTCCTCCGATCCGTCGTAGAGCACCTGCAGCCCGATGCAGATCCCGAGGAACGGAAGCCCGTTGTCGACCGCCGCCACCGCCACCTTGTCGAGGCCGGTGGCGCGCAGGGCGGTCATGCAGCGCCCGAACGCCCCGACTCCCGGAAGCACCACGGCGTCCGCGGCCATGGCCTGGTCGGGGTCGGACACCAGGTGGGCGTCCCCGCCGACCCGCTGCAGGGCCTTCTCGGCGGAGCGCAGGTTGCCGATCCCGTAGTCGAGGACGGCGATCACCGCGCCGGCCTCACAGCGTGCCCTTGGTCGACGGCACCCCCGCCCCCTCGACCCGGACCGCGTCGCGCAGGGCGCGCGCCACGCCCTTGAACGACGCCTCGAGGATGTGGTGGGTGTTGCGCCCGCTGCGCAGGCGGATGTGCAGGGTGAGGTTGCCGGCCGTGGCGAAGGCCCGCCAGAACTCCTCGGCCAGCTGGGCCTCGAACGGCGGGTCCCCGAGGGCCAGGGCGTCGGGCGCCACCTCCACCTCGTACACCAGGTACGGGCGCCCCGACAGGTCGAGGGCCACGTCGACCAGGGCCTCGTCGAGCGGCAGCGACACCGACCCGAAGCGGCGGATCCCGGCCTTGTCCCCCAGGGCCCCGGCCAGGGCCTGGCCCACGACGATGCCGACGTCCTCCACGGTGTGGTGGGCGTCGACGGCCAGGTCCCCGCTGGCCTCGACGCGCAGGTCGACGCCGCCGTGGCGGCCCCGCTGGGCCAGCATGTGGTCGAAGAACGGGAGCCCGGTGGTGGCCGAGCCGGCGCCGGCACCGTCCAGGTCGAGCTCCACGGCGATCGTCGTCTCCTTCGTCTCCCGCCGGCGCTCGGACCGCCGGGCCCCGGCGGTCACGACAGCACCTCGGCCAGCGCCTTCAGGAAGGCGGTGTTCTCGGCCGGCGTGCCCACGGTGACGCGCAGGCACCCGTCGAGGCCCGGCCACGTGCTGCAGTCGCGCACCAGCACCGATCTGTCCACCAGCCCCTCCCACACTGCGGTGGCGTGACGGGCCACCGGACGGAACAGGATGAAGTTGGCGTCGGACGGCCACGACTCGACCGGCAGGTCGGCGAGGGCGCCGGCCAGCCGGCCCCGCTCCTCGACGATGCCCGCCACCCGGGACTCCATCTCCCCCCGGAAGCGCAGGGCTATCCGGCCCGCCGCCTGCTTCATGGCGTCCAGGTGGTACGGCAGGGCCACGTCCTCCAGCGCCTCCACCAGCGCCGGCGGCCCGATCAGGTAGCCCAGCCGGTTGGCCGCCATCGACCACGTCTTGGAGAAGGTCCGCACCACGACCACCCGGCCCTCGTCACTCACCAGCGGCACGGCCGACCACGGGGCGAACTGGCCGTACGCCTCGTCCACCACCACCAGCCCCGGGGCCTGGGCCACCACCTGCTCGACCACCTCGCGCGGCTCGGCCCGCCCGGTCGGGTTGTTGGGGCTGCACAGGAACGTGACCACCGGGTCGAAGGCGTCGATGACGCGGCCCACCTCGGCGAGATCGAGCCGGAAATCGGCCCCCCGCCGCCCCGTGACCACCTCGGTCCCGGTGATGCGGGCGATGTGGGCGTGCAACTGGTAGGTCGGCTCGAACAGCGCCACCCGCCGGCCCGGGCCGCCGACCGCGAGCAGCAGGCACTGCAGCACCTCGTTGGAGCCGTTGGCACAGAACACCTGGGCGGCGTCGACTCCGTGCAGGTCGGCCAGGCCGGCCCGCAGGGCGCGCGCCTTGCGGTCGGGGTAGCGGTGGAACGGGATCGTGCGCACCTCTTCGGCCAGCGCGTCGGCAAACCCGTCGGGCGGGGGCAGGGGCGCCTCGTTGGTGTTGAGCCGCACCGACACCTCGACCTGGGGGGAGTGGTAGCCCGCCATCAGGGCCAGGTCGGGGCGCACCGGGATCGAGCTCGTCATGGCACCCACCTCGTCATGGCACCCACCTCGTCACGGCACCCACCTGATCCGGACCGACGCGGCGTGGGCCGACAGCCCCTCGGCGTCGGCGATGGCGGCCACGTGCGGCGCCAGCCGGCCGAGCGTCGCCTGGTCGAGCGTGACCACGTGCACCTTCTTGAGGAAGTCGTCGACGCCCAGGCCGCCGGTGAAGCGCGCCGTTCCGTAGGTGGGCAGCACGTGGCTGGGCCCGGCGATGTAGTCCCCGACGCTGGCCGGGGCATGGGCCCCGGTGAACACCGCTCCCGCCGAGCGCACCAGCGGCAGAAGCAGATCGGGGTCGGCGTTCATCAGCTGCAGGTGCTCGGGGGCAATGGCGTTGGCCACGGCCATGGCCTCCTCGGGCCCGTCGACCACCACCGCGTAGCCCCCGTCGCGCAACGTCGACTCGATCTCCTCGCGCCGGGGCGCCTCCGAGACCAGCCGCTCCACCGCGGCGGTGACGGCGTCGGCCGTCGCCTCCGACCAGGTCACCAGCCAGGCCAGCCCGTCGGGGCCGTGCTCGGCCTGGACCACCACGTCGACGGCGGCGTAGTCCACCGGCGTGGTGTCGTCGGCCACCACCACCACCTCCGACGGCCCGGCGAAGCCGTTGGGGATCCCCACCACCCCCGCCACCTCCTGCTTGGCGAGCGAGACGTAGATGTTCCCCGGCCCCACGATCACGTCGACCGCCGGGACCGACTCGGTCCCGTAGGCCATGGCGGCGACGGCCTGGGCCCCGCCCACGCGGTACACCCGGTCCACCCCGGCCAGGGCGGCCGCCGCCAGGGTCGGGGTGGGGACGTTGCCGTCGGGGCCCGGCGGCACGCAGAGGACCAGCTCCCCCACGCCCGCCACCCGGGCCGGCACCGCCGTCATGATCACCGTCGAGGGGTACACGGCCCGCCCTCCCGGCACGTACAACCCGGCCCGGTCGACGGGGCGCATCACCTCCCTGACGACCACCCCGTCGCGCTCGTAGCGGGTGTCCTCCGGCTTCTGGGCCCGGTGGTAGGCGGCCACGTTGGCCCGGGCCGCCTCCAGGGCCTCGCGCAGCAGCGGCGGAAGGGACGCGAGGGCGGCGTCCCACTCCTCGGGGGGCACGGCCAGCTCGTCGATCTCGACCTTGTCGAACCGGGCGGTCAGCTCGCGCAGGGCCCGGTCCCCACCCTCCCGGACCTCCCGGATGATGGCCCGCACCGCGTCGATCGGAGGGTCCGACGCCGCCGCCGGCCGGGGCAGCCCGGTGGTCAGGTCCGCGGCCCGG contains these protein-coding regions:
- the hisA gene encoding 1-(5-phosphoribosyl)-5-[(5-phosphoribosylamino)methylideneamino]imidazole-4-carboxamide isomerase, producing MDLYPAIDLRGGRCVRLAQGDFSRETVYRDDPVAVARSFAAAGAPWIHVVDLDAALTGTAVNADVIGAVARSVDVPVQAGGGVRSEEAAASLLAAGVSRVVVGTAALSEPGLVRRLTGAHPGAVAVGLDHKRGEVVVRGWTEGSGRDLLAVVAELEDAGAVAFVVTDVERDGMLEGPDRPGLATVLGATTVDVIASGGVSGADDVRALAGLEAGGRRLSGVIVGRALYEGRLTVEEGVAACAR
- the hisF gene encoding imidazole glycerol phosphate synthase subunit HisF, whose product is MRTVRVIPCLDVDAGRVVKGVNFVGLRDAGDPVELAARYDAEGADEVVFLDITASSDHRRTMVDVVRATADQVFIPLTVGGGVRAVDDGRDLLRAGADKVAVNTAAVERPHLVHELAVEFGAQCVVVAVDARRSGPAGSGRFEVYTHGGRRPTGIDAVTWVRICQRLGAGEILLTSMDRDGTRDGFDLELTRAVVDACSIPVVASGGVGTLQHLVDGAVEGGADAVLAASIF
- the hisB gene encoding imidazoleglycerol-phosphate dehydratase HisB; its protein translation is MTAGARRSERRRETKETTIAVELDLDGAGAGSATTGLPFFDHMLAQRGRHGGVDLRVEASGDLAVDAHHTVEDVGIVVGQALAGALGDKAGIRRFGSVSLPLDEALVDVALDLSGRPYLVYEVEVAPDALALGDPPFEAQLAEEFWRAFATAGNLTLHIRLRSGRNTHHILEASFKGVARALRDAVRVEGAGVPSTKGTL
- the hisD gene encoding histidinol dehydrogenase, with the protein product MLRRLDLRGRAADLTTGLPRPAAASDPPIDAVRAIIREVREGGDRALRELTARFDKVEIDELAVPPEEWDAALASLPPLLREALEAARANVAAYHRAQKPEDTRYERDGVVVREVMRPVDRAGLYVPGGRAVYPSTVIMTAVPARVAGVGELVLCVPPGPDGNVPTPTLAAAALAGVDRVYRVGGAQAVAAMAYGTESVPAVDVIVGPGNIYVSLAKQEVAGVVGIPNGFAGPSEVVVVADDTTPVDYAAVDVVVQAEHGPDGLAWLVTWSEATADAVTAAVERLVSEAPRREEIESTLRDGGYAVVVDGPEEAMAVANAIAPEHLQLMNADPDLLLPLVRSAGAVFTGAHAPASVGDYIAGPSHVLPTYGTARFTGGLGVDDFLKKVHVVTLDQATLGRLAPHVAAIADAEGLSAHAASVRIRWVP
- the hisC gene encoding histidinol-phosphate transaminase, which codes for MTSSIPVRPDLALMAGYHSPQVEVSVRLNTNEAPLPPPDGFADALAEEVRTIPFHRYPDRKARALRAGLADLHGVDAAQVFCANGSNEVLQCLLLAVGGPGRRVALFEPTYQLHAHIARITGTEVVTGRRGADFRLDLAEVGRVIDAFDPVVTFLCSPNNPTGRAEPREVVEQVVAQAPGLVVVDEAYGQFAPWSAVPLVSDEGRVVVVRTFSKTWSMAANRLGYLIGPPALVEALEDVALPYHLDAMKQAAGRIALRFRGEMESRVAGIVEERGRLAGALADLPVESWPSDANFILFRPVARHATAVWEGLVDRSVLVRDCSTWPGLDGCLRVTVGTPAENTAFLKALAEVLS
- the hisH gene encoding imidazole glycerol phosphate synthase subunit HisH, which translates into the protein MIAVLDYGIGNLRSAEKALQRVGGDAHLVSDPDQAMAADAVVLPGVGAFGRCMTALRATGLDKVAVAAVDNGLPFLGICIGLQVLYDGSEEDPGARGLGLIRGTVRALPEGQKHPQMQWNRVQVSGTASGLFAGCAEEPWLYFVHSFAPEPTPEVVATCDYGGPVVAAVEQGPLWATQFHPEKSGEAGLAVLGNFVAAVAAVGAGAAGTR